Genomic DNA from Microcoleus sp. AS-A8:
CAGCAGCGCCTGTCGCAGGAGCAGTAGCTGGTGGTGTTGCTGTTTACCATGCATGGAACTGGTTGACGGGCGGTAATAAGTAATTAGTTAATCGATCATGATTGCGATCGCAATCAACAGTAAACCTAAGTATTTTACTGCTTAGTAAAAGCTAGCTGCTGAATACAAATTGAACTGGAAATCTGAAAGGTTGGCGTGGATATGATTTTAGAGATTGCAGGATTAGGTTTGGTAAGTATCGCAGTTGTGACTGGTGTTGGTACAGTAATTAATCTACTTGGAGTTGCTGGAATAAGCGCTGCTGGTATCACCTCTGCACTAGCAGCAATTGGTTCTGTCATTGGCATGGGGATGCTGGCTGGCGTTTGCCTAATTGCTGTAGGCGGCGTAGTTGTTGGCAAGGTTCTTCTGTAGTGCAGATAGCTCTAACACCTTTTGTCTGTCCTAATTAAGGGAACTGGGGTTTTCAGCCAAAAAGGGTTAGCCAAGAGCTAGGTGGAGACAGTATCCAAAAAAGGTTGTTAAAAAGACACACGAGAACGGCAACTGTGAAGCGACTGGGGCGATCGCACACTCACACCTTCATCAACACTTCAAAATATGGGGTGAAACCCCTCATTGCTAAGCGTAATAATAAGGTTAATAGATGCACCCTGATGATCGAGAGAGTAACTGCAAGTGGCTCTCTATTTTTTTGGCAAAGTTTGAAAGATCAGTGAATTTACCCTATCGTTGCCGTGCTTCCTTAGTTAAGCTCAACAAAGATGATTAAGAAGGCATTCTCGCCATGCCCCTAGCTGAATCACTATCAACCGCTGTCTTCGTGAAGGAACTCCGGAAGCGCCTGGGACTGACTCAATTACAGTTTGCCCAATCGTTGGGAGTGTCGTTTCAATCAGTGAACCGCTGGGAACGCGGAAAGACGAAGCCTTTGCCGATAGTTCTCAAGCTTCTTGAGATGATAGTGAAGGAGATGGGCGATCGATCGAACCGCCTTCGGCGATCGCGGTTCCGATTTACTGAAGCAATATTTTGCACAATAGCAGCCAAGGGTGGGAGAAAAAGGGTAAAGCATGGCGAACCTGTTAGCTGGCACAGAAGTTCAAGCGCGGAGACTGCGGTGGGAAGTTGTTACATCAACTCAACTGGGACCGCAAACTCTCTACCGTTTGCGCTGTTTGGAAGGAGAACTGCGAGGGACAGAACTTGACATCCTTCATCCTTTTGAGCCAGTGGAGCCAGTAATTCGCGATCTGCGTCCAGACCGAGCGGCTCCCTTACCGAATTGGCTAGTTTACCACCAAGCTTTTTTGTTGGAGCAAGCGATTGGTACTGATGCTTTGCTTGCCGTGCAGCCGGGACGACTGCGGTTAGAACCCTATCAATTGGTTCCCGTACTGCGAGCGATTCGGATGAGTCGAGTGCGGCTACTGCTGGCAGACGGAGTTGGATTGGGGAAGACGATTCAGGCGGGGCTAATCCTGACTGAGTTGATGGCGCGGCGAGTAGCCCACCGGATTCTAATTGTTTGCCCAGCAGGACCGCTCCTGGAGCAGTGGAAGCTGGAGATGTCCGAGCGTTTTGGTTTGCGCTTGGATGAGGTGAATCGGGGACGCTTAGAAGAAATTCGCCGTAGTACCGAACTGGGAGCCAACCCCTTTGACCACATCCCATTGGGAATTGCCTCAATTGACTTTCTCAAACAGGAGCGAGTCCTCGATTTATTGGAGAGGGCGAGTTATGACGTAGTGGTGCTGGATGAAGCGCATCACTGTATGGATTTAGGTTCAATCCAAGAGCGAGAAGATTCACAGCGTCGCCGATTGGCAGAAGTATTGACACGTCAATGTGACTCGTTATTGCTGCTTACGGCTACCCCCCATGATGGGAATGACCGCTCGTTCGCCTCCCTATGCGAATTACTCGACCCATCACTGGTAGATGGGAGAGGGGTGTTGCGAAGCGATCGCTATCGTCCTTATGTGGTTCGCCGCCTGAAACACCATATCATTGACCCGGTTACTGGAAAACAACGCTTCAAAACACGCATTGTTGAGCCGCGACCCGTTACCGCTTCTGTTGCGGAACATCCTGATTATGTGGCTCTACAGCAGGGGTTATTGGAGTTACTGGCACCGGAGTTGCGTCGAGCGTTCCGAACTCGGCGCTACAGCGATGTCTTGGCATTTATTGCTTTGCTCAAGCGCAGTGTTTCAACTGTAGAGGCATTTAAATCCACTTTGACGGTGGTGGCAGAGCGGTTTCAGCAATTGATTACTCAGAAGTCAGAAACCCAAGAGAGTCGGCGGCAGCGGTTGCGGACTCTGCGAGATTATAATCGCAAGCTGGAGCGTTTTGGGACGATTAGCTTTGAGGAGGAACAAGAACAGTCGGCACTGGAAGCGGAAGAGTTAGCCCAGAAACTCGCAGAACTGGAACGGGAAGTGAAGTCGGATTCGCGATCGCTAGCTAAAGTATCCACCTTTGTCGAAGCCCTGGATAACTTGGTGGATTTGGCAGATGCAGCTACCTCCCAAGACCCGAAGTTACAACAGTTGGTTAGAGAAATTCAAGGCATTCGCGCTCAAATTCCCAACACCAACGTTCTGGTTTACACCGAGTACACCACCAGTCAGCGTGCAGCAGCCAAAGCGCTACGGGATGCTGGGGTGGGGGAAGTGCTGACGATGAGCGGGGATGACAGTGGAAAAGTGCGGTTGGAGATTACCGATCGCTTTCGGTCTGAGAGCGGTTTGGTCTTAGTCAGTACGGACACCGCTGCTGAGGGGCTTAACTTGCAAC
This window encodes:
- a CDS encoding helix-turn-helix domain-containing protein translates to MPLAESLSTAVFVKELRKRLGLTQLQFAQSLGVSFQSVNRWERGKTKPLPIVLKLLEMIVKEMGDRSNRLRRSRFRFTEAIFCTIAAKGGRKRVKHGEPVSWHRSSSAETAVGSCYINSTGTANSLPFALFGRRTARDRT
- a CDS encoding DEAD/DEAH box helicase family protein, with amino-acid sequence MRWEVVTSTQLGPQTLYRLRCLEGELRGTELDILHPFEPVEPVIRDLRPDRAAPLPNWLVYHQAFLLEQAIGTDALLAVQPGRLRLEPYQLVPVLRAIRMSRVRLLLADGVGLGKTIQAGLILTELMARRVAHRILIVCPAGPLLEQWKLEMSERFGLRLDEVNRGRLEEIRRSTELGANPFDHIPLGIASIDFLKQERVLDLLERASYDVVVLDEAHHCMDLGSIQEREDSQRRRLAEVLTRQCDSLLLLTATPHDGNDRSFASLCELLDPSLVDGRGVLRSDRYRPYVVRRLKHHIIDPVTGKQRFKTRIVEPRPVTASVAEHPDYVALQQGLLELLAPELRRAFRTRRYSDVLAFIALLKRSVSTVEAFKSTLTVVAERFQQLITQKSETQESRRQRLRTLRDYNRKLERFGTISFEEEQEQSALEAEELAQKLAELEREVKSDSRSLAKVSTFVEALDNLVDLADAATSQDPKLQQLVREIQGIRAQIPNTNVLVYTEYTTSQRAAAKALRDAGVGEVLTMSGDDSGKVRLEITDRFRSESGLVLVSTDTAAEGLNLQQRCHHLIHLELPFNPNRLEQRNGRIDRFGQEYEPVVRYLYLRRTFEERILLRLIAKYEKQRETLNFVPNTLGLTTSTDASAQRLLKGLMEEDQKLFHDETPLLVNFSTADENEGADVATRELLEEIDRSLKGFQQAARTNTWLADTGVNAESRLLTEADKALDLGDRISKVDLVSFVRDAVFLDGGNFTETEQADIFEVQLPSVWSYGLDELPGYDADTRCLRLTSNLDITRDAKNRPVGFLGRAHPLVRRALDRVRNLSFGGADQRSQDSRASVVKADVPTPTLLFTFLGRVSSGAGPEFERVLAVKVMNTGVAKFYDQAEQWLFLADRKQAIRTTDVWKNYFESWWNTAQQQAQQVAQTGAQSLVEEFVKTRTRDLRAERSRQIEWLEQRTKEITGEPVEVETAVQMSLFDTPVQGTAVQTAPQSGWMTMTDSVERLAAFATDTNQPVRVRSEADGVLRIYRQRLALLESRLALQSPETLPLGVLMLVPEKN